A stretch of the Nicotiana tabacum cultivar K326 chromosome 6, ASM71507v2, whole genome shotgun sequence genome encodes the following:
- the LOC107786122 gene encoding protein SGT1 homolog: MASDLEIRAKEAFIDDHFELAVDLYTQAIAMTPKNAELFADRAQANIKLNYFTEAVVDANKAIELDPSMSKAYLRKGLACMKLEEYQTAKAALETGASLAPAESRFTKLIKECDERIAEEAGELPNQSVDKTSGNVVAPLASESLDNVAVAPKDAQPTVNLSYQGSAARPKYRHEFYQKPEEVVVTIFAKGIPAKNVVVDFGEQILSVSIDVPGDETYSFQPRLFGKITPAKCRYEVMSTKIEIRLAKAEPLHWTSLEYMREAAVVQRPNVLSDAPQPSYPSSKLRHVDWDKLEAEVKKEEKDEKLDGDAALNKFFRDIYKDADEDTRRAMMKSFVESNGTVLSTNWKEVGAKKVEGSPPDGMELKKWEI; the protein is encoded by the exons ATGGCGTCCGATCTGGAGATTAGGGCTAAAGAAGCTTTCATCGACGACCACTTTGAGCTCGCCGTTGACCTTTACACTCAAGCAATCGCCATGACTCCTAAGAACGCTGAGCTTTTCGCCGACCGTGCTCAGGCCAACATCAAACTCAACTACTTCACTG AAGCTGTTGTTGATGCGAACAAGGCCATTGAGTTAGATCCTTCAATGTCAAAAGCATATTTGCGTAAGGG GTTGGCCTGTATGAAGCTTGAAGAGTACCAAACTGCAAAAGCAGCTTTGGAAACTGGTGCTAGTTTAGCACCGGCAGAGTCAAGGTTCACAAAGTTAATCAAAGAATGTGATGAACGCATTGCAG AGGAAGCGGGAGAACTACCTAATCAGTCGGTGGATAAAACCTCGGGAAATGTCGTAGCTCCCCTTGCATCTGAGTCTTTGGACAATGTTGCTGTTGCGCCTAAAGATGCTCAACCAACTGTCAACCTGTCCTATCAAGGATCTGCTGCCAGACCAAAATACAG GCATGAATTTTACCAGAagccagaggaggtggtggtgacTATATTTGCCAAGGGAATACCAGCCAAGAATGTTGTTGTTGACTTTGGTGAACAAATA CTTAGTGTTAGCATTGATGTGCCGGGTGACGAAACTTATTCTTTCCAGCCTAGGTTGTTTGGGAAG ATAACACCTGCAAAATGCCGATACGAAGTGATGTCCACCAAAATTGAGATCCGCCTTGCAAAAGCTGAACCCTTACACTGGACATCTCTCGAATATATGAGAGAGGCTGCTGTAGTGCAGAGGCCTAATGTGTTATCAG ATGCCCCCCAGCCTAGTTATCCTTCCTCGAAATTGAGACATGTGGATTGGGATAAATTAGAGGCTGAAGTGAAAAAGGAG GAAAAAGACGAAAAATTGGATGGAGATGCAGCATTGAACAAATTTTTCCGAGACATTTACAAAGATGCCGATGAGGACACCAGAAGAGCCATGATGAAATCCTTT GTGGAATCTAATGGAACTGTTCTGTCTACAAACTGGAAAGAAGTCGGTGCAAAGAAGGTCGAAGGAAGCCCTCCAGATGGCATGGAGCTGAAGAAATGGGAAATCTAG